From the Roseibium sp. HPY-6 genome, one window contains:
- a CDS encoding GNAT family N-acetyltransferase: MIETSRLKLRPWKVGDWPSVNAILGNADVMQFSDQGVLTEGQQVAWFQAALGSGNKHELPHVFAIERKQDRQIVGYISLGSDPERVQPDDVEIGFRLARNAWGQGYATEAVTALIEKPLLGKQSDRIVAIVDPHNSRSLHVLSKVGMSYRHDVMFEGYDYPDHLYAYDLVR, encoded by the coding sequence ATTGAAACCAGCAGGCTGAAACTAAGACCCTGGAAGGTGGGCGACTGGCCGTCCGTGAACGCCATACTTGGCAATGCAGACGTCATGCAATTCAGCGACCAAGGGGTGCTCACCGAGGGACAGCAGGTTGCCTGGTTTCAAGCCGCCTTGGGCAGCGGCAACAAGCATGAGCTACCGCACGTCTTTGCAATTGAAAGAAAACAGGACCGGCAAATTGTCGGATACATCAGTCTCGGGAGCGACCCTGAGCGCGTGCAGCCGGACGACGTGGAGATCGGTTTCCGGCTGGCGAGAAACGCGTGGGGGCAGGGATACGCGACAGAAGCGGTGACAGCACTTATTGAAAAACCGCTGCTTGGAAAACAATCGGATCGCATCGTCGCGATTGTCGACCCGCACAATTCTCGTTCCCTGCACGTCCTTAGCAAGGTCGGCATGTCTTACCGACACGACGTCATGTTCGAAGGGTATGACTATCCCGACCATCTATATGCGTATGATCTGGTGCGG